Part of the Vitis vinifera cultivar Pinot Noir 40024 chromosome 13, ASM3070453v1 genome is shown below.
ATATAGACGCCACTTCAGTGGTGGACCCTCCAACTGAGTTTAATGGATAGTACCGTTTCGAAATGTGTCTAGTGCATAGTGCATGAAgataaatcttatttttttaggaaaataagaATTGATGACCTGTCTTGATGACGGGGCTAATTCCAACAAACCACACCACACAAGACAACGGACACGTCACGCCAAGGAGCGTACCAGGAACCGAGCAACGGGCCATCATTTCTTCAAAAGCGAGCAGGGGAAATCTTCAAGACGACTCACTCCAATCAACACTCCCTTCCACTCACCCCCTGTTTGTTTCCCGAGATATTTCTCTATTTCTCAGATCTTGATCTCTCTGCACAATGGGAAACAGTTGCGTGAAGCTCAAGAAATCCACGGCGGAGATCGCGCCCTGCGAATTCGTTAAAGACTCACCACCTGTCGTCATACTCTACGGATCTCCAGCGGTTCCTCTCACCTCCTACATCCGGTTCGCCCTGCACCACAAATGCGTGTCCGTCCGAATGGTGTCGGCCGAGACGCCGATTCTCGGGCCCGATACGCTGGTTCTGCAGTGCGGCTCCGACACCGTTTCGGGATCGAGGGAGACGCTGATGCGGTACATAGAATCGAGGTTCCCTCGGCCCCCGCTGGTGATGAGCCGCGGCGGTGACTGCGATGAAACGACGCCGTTGATAGTGACGGCGACGAGGCTGCAGCACCGGAGCATGACGTGGCACATTGAGAGGATGGTGAGGTGGGCGGAGGATCTGGCGGCGCGTGGTGGGAGAGGAGCAGTTGACCCGACAGTGGGGAGTCCGCGGATGGAGGTGAAGAAGTTTGGGAGGAGTTATGGTCATCTACTGGAGCTGATGCTGGAGCACGCTCAGATGGAGGAGAGGATCGTCTTCCCCATCTTAGAGAGGGCTGATCGAGGTAACGAAATGCTTCTTCTTCCACCGTATTGTAATTTAGAAAATAGCAGAAAAAATCCGAAATTTCCAGtttattactattttaaaattatggttatatataaacttataatatatattttgctttatttttaataacgtttaaaattataattggaATGATATTATAGAGAAGCATAATGTCTACTTAAATTTCATGTAATAATTccaaaaacactttataaaacAGGAACAGCAGCTACTATCTTGTCACCGCAAAAAGTAAGGTCGGCGATGGACTCTTGTTAGA
Proteins encoded:
- the LOC100267160 gene encoding uncharacterized protein LOC100267160; this translates as MGNSCVKLKKSTAEIAPCEFVKDSPPVVILYGSPAVPLTSYIRFALHHKCVSVRMVSAETPILGPDTLVLQCGSDTVSGSRETLMRYIESRFPRPPLVMSRGGDCDETTPLIVTATRLQHRSMTWHIERMVRWAEDLAARGGRGAVDPTVGSPRMEVKKFGRSYGHLLELMLEHAQMEERIVFPILERADRGLSKAANDDHARDLPIMNGIKEDIKSIVVLDSGTPAYQEALSNLFTRLKSLQEHCKEHFDGEERDLLPLMEAAELSKQQHERLLEQCWDAMQGTHSHLFRFFIEGLPPHDAMSYLGLIIKCNDKDRAATMLCPIME